Proteins encoded within one genomic window of Desulforamulus hydrothermalis Lam5 = DSM 18033:
- a CDS encoding PAS domain S-box protein, with product MKEYAIRETVQANERAKEFVYHLANIIDYSNQPFAAGCADGTIVACNQAFCDLLGYTKEELLKLSWVDLTPDDWFQKNMEKLAQLTEAGFPLCYEKEYLHKNGTRVPVEIFVQRAREQEDCRFFYAFIKDISQHKQYQRALQGERRRIFSFFDSLPFVVHLMDKNYSIVYANDYVRHNFGDAGGQKCYQVFENRSEPCEFCVTYSVFTTRRPYRWEWYCQKNGRIYDLYAYPFTDYDGTPLVLELGFDITEKKRFEQEMARLDRLNLIGEMAATLGHEVRNPLTTVRGLLQLLQGKPETGSFKDYFNLMIDELDRANSIITEFFSLARNKVNRQSEKDLNEIILALLPLLQAEAVKDNKAIRLQLSELPNLLVDEKEIRQLILNLVKNGLEAMPPNSTLTISTFFKDAQVVMAVQDQGKGIAAGILEKLGTPFFTTKDNGTGLGLAICYSIAERHRAKITVETSDAGTTFFVAFKKSCPGHTTSKTLE from the coding sequence ATGAAAGAATATGCTATCAGAGAAACAGTGCAAGCAAACGAGCGGGCAAAGGAATTTGTTTACCATTTGGCCAATATTATTGACTATTCTAATCAGCCCTTTGCGGCAGGTTGTGCTGACGGTACCATCGTGGCTTGCAACCAGGCATTTTGCGATCTGCTGGGTTATACCAAAGAAGAATTATTAAAACTTTCCTGGGTGGACCTGACACCGGATGACTGGTTTCAAAAGAATATGGAAAAATTGGCTCAACTGACAGAAGCAGGATTTCCTTTGTGTTATGAAAAGGAATACCTGCACAAAAACGGCACCCGGGTACCGGTGGAAATTTTTGTGCAGCGGGCCCGGGAGCAGGAAGACTGTCGGTTTTTTTATGCCTTTATAAAAGATATTTCACAGCACAAACAGTATCAACGGGCGTTACAGGGTGAGCGTCGGCGAATATTCTCTTTCTTTGATTCGCTGCCCTTTGTCGTGCATCTAATGGATAAAAACTATTCGATTGTGTACGCCAATGATTATGTGAGGCATAATTTTGGTGATGCCGGCGGCCAAAAATGTTATCAGGTTTTTGAAAACCGTTCGGAACCATGCGAATTTTGTGTTACATACAGTGTTTTTACAACCCGCCGGCCTTACCGGTGGGAATGGTACTGTCAAAAGAACGGCCGGATTTATGATTTATATGCATATCCCTTTACGGACTATGACGGCACTCCCCTGGTGCTGGAATTGGGTTTTGATATAACGGAAAAGAAACGGTTTGAGCAAGAAATGGCCCGCCTTGACCGGCTTAATTTGATTGGTGAAATGGCTGCTACGCTGGGCCATGAAGTGAGGAATCCCTTAACTACGGTGCGGGGGCTGTTGCAACTGCTGCAGGGCAAACCGGAAACCGGCTCCTTTAAAGATTACTTTAACCTGATGATTGACGAGCTGGATCGGGCCAATTCCATAATTACGGAATTTTTCTCGCTGGCTCGCAATAAAGTCAACCGGCAGAGTGAAAAAGACCTTAATGAGATCATTCTGGCTTTACTTCCCTTGTTACAAGCAGAGGCGGTAAAAGACAATAAAGCCATCCGGCTGCAGCTGTCTGAACTGCCTAATTTGTTAGTGGACGAAAAAGAAATACGGCAGCTGATACTTAACCTGGTGAAAAACGGCCTGGAAGCCATGCCGCCCAACAGTACCTTGACAATTTCCACTTTTTTTAAGGATGCCCAGGTTGTGATGGCGGTGCAGGATCAAGGCAAGGGCATTGCCGCCGGCATATTGGAGAAACTAGGTACCCCCTTTTTTACCACTAAAGATAACGGTACCGGGCTCGGGCTGGCCATTTGTTACAGCATTGCCGAACGGCACCGGGCTAAGATTACGGT
- a CDS encoding SpoVR family protein — translation MNDPVTQELQQLAEAIPQMIDIAKQFKLDFYPMRFEICPGEIIYTFGAYGMPTRYTHWSFGKSYHRMKTQYDYNLSRIYEMVINSDPCYAFLLEGNTIIQNKMVAAHVLAHCDFFKNNVYFSHTNPRDIIESMAVAADRFRKYEMIYGQEKVETFVDAVMAVQEHIDPHKIIKDKKKTGHRAVKCCGHNNATPATPYDDLWDLEKPQHACNCRGGCTAKHSKLPEQPEKDLMLFIMENAKDLAEWQRDIISTLRDEMFYFWPQMQTKIMNEGWATYWHLRIMREMELTESEAIEFAKMHAAVVLPSRHRINPYHVGLKIFEDIEKRWDQEGGAGAGREKIFEVRELDNDISFLRNYLTRELVEELDLYLYRKIGHDWKIVEKNWEKVRDHLVSSMTNCGFPVIMVEDGDYGKRGELYLRHAFEDRELDIKYLEKTLVHVYQLWNRPVHLETKIDNKPALFSYDGDKGSRRFL, via the coding sequence ATGAATGACCCGGTTACCCAAGAATTACAGCAACTGGCGGAAGCAATTCCCCAAATGATAGACATTGCCAAACAATTTAAGTTGGATTTCTATCCCATGCGTTTTGAAATATGCCCGGGGGAAATTATTTATACCTTTGGCGCATACGGCATGCCTACCCGGTACACCCACTGGTCCTTCGGCAAGTCATATCATAGAATGAAAACCCAGTATGACTACAACTTGAGCAGGATTTATGAAATGGTGATTAACTCCGACCCCTGTTATGCTTTTCTGTTGGAAGGCAATACCATCATTCAAAACAAAATGGTGGCGGCTCATGTGCTGGCTCACTGTGATTTTTTTAAAAACAATGTGTATTTTAGTCATACCAATCCCCGGGATATTATTGAGTCCATGGCCGTGGCGGCTGACCGGTTTCGCAAATACGAAATGATCTACGGCCAGGAAAAAGTGGAGACCTTTGTGGATGCGGTAATGGCTGTGCAAGAACACATCGACCCTCATAAAATAATTAAAGATAAGAAAAAAACCGGCCACCGGGCGGTCAAATGTTGCGGTCATAACAACGCTACCCCGGCTACCCCCTATGATGACCTGTGGGATTTGGAAAAACCGCAGCACGCCTGTAATTGCCGGGGTGGATGTACCGCCAAACACAGCAAATTGCCGGAGCAACCGGAAAAGGATCTCATGTTGTTCATCATGGAAAATGCCAAAGACCTGGCAGAGTGGCAGCGGGATATCATTTCCACCCTGCGGGATGAAATGTTTTATTTCTGGCCCCAGATGCAGACCAAGATTATGAACGAAGGTTGGGCCACTTACTGGCACTTGAGAATTATGCGGGAAATGGAATTAACTGAGTCAGAGGCCATTGAATTTGCCAAGATGCATGCGGCTGTTGTTTTACCGTCCCGTCACAGGATTAACCCGTACCATGTTGGTTTAAAAATTTTTGAAGATATTGAGAAACGGTGGGATCAAGAAGGCGGTGCGGGCGCCGGGCGGGAAAAAATTTTTGAAGTGAGGGAGCTGGATAACGATATATCTTTTCTGCGCAATTACCTGACCAGGGAATTAGTGGAAGAATTGGATCTTTACCTGTACCGTAAAATCGGTCATGACTGGAAAATAGTCGAAAAAAACTGGGAAAAGGTACGGGATCACCTGGTTAGCAGTATGACCAACTGCGGTTTTCCGGTAATTATGGTGGAAGACGGGGATTACGGAAAAAGGGGAGAATTATATCTCCGCCATGCCTTTGAGGACAGGGAACTGGACATAAAATATTTGGAGAAGACATTGGTTCATGTTTATCAACTGTGGAACCGGCCGGTTCATTTGGAAACAAAGATTGATAACAAACCGGCTTTGTTCAGCTATGACGGCGACAAGGGCAGCCGCAGGTTTCTTTAG
- the yhbH gene encoding sporulation protein YhbH, producing the protein MAVTYQFIITREDWSLHRKGEVDQHRHREKVREAIKKNLADIVSEEAIIMSDGRRVVKIPIRSLEQYRFRYDSRKQKHAGQGDGKSKVGDVIGSDSQQAPGQGPGAGEDPGQDYYEADVTIEEIEQIVFEELSLPNLQEKKNKKLASQSLEFKDVRRYGLQSNIDRKRTILEVLKRNALHGTPGLHGITPEDLRYKTWEVVPKFESSAVVLAMMDTSGSMGPFEKYIARSFFFWMVRFLRTKYENVEIVFLAHHTEAKEVTEEEFFTKGESGGTRCSSVYQLALEIINTRYPQEDYNIYAFHFSDGDNLTSDNEKCIRLIDQLLLKCNLVGYGEIEGPYYYTSTLNSYYKRITHSRFVSVSIRDKTGVYPALKAFFKKTEQGEGRLNE; encoded by the coding sequence ATGGCTGTGACTTATCAATTTATCATTACGCGGGAAGACTGGTCGCTGCATCGCAAAGGTGAAGTTGACCAGCACCGCCACCGGGAAAAAGTACGTGAAGCAATTAAAAAAAACCTGGCAGATATCGTCAGTGAAGAAGCCATTATTATGTCAGACGGGCGCCGGGTAGTTAAAATACCGATTCGTTCACTGGAACAGTACCGGTTTCGCTACGACAGCCGCAAACAAAAACACGCCGGGCAGGGAGACGGCAAAAGCAAAGTGGGGGATGTCATCGGTTCGGATTCCCAGCAAGCTCCCGGTCAGGGCCCCGGCGCAGGCGAAGATCCCGGCCAGGACTATTACGAAGCAGACGTAACCATTGAAGAAATTGAACAAATTGTCTTTGAAGAATTAAGCCTGCCTAACCTGCAGGAGAAAAAGAATAAAAAACTGGCCTCACAATCACTGGAATTTAAAGATGTGAGACGGTATGGGTTGCAAAGTAACATCGACCGGAAAAGAACCATTCTGGAAGTATTGAAGCGAAATGCCTTGCATGGCACCCCCGGACTGCACGGCATCACACCGGAGGATTTACGCTATAAAACCTGGGAGGTAGTTCCCAAGTTTGAATCCAGCGCGGTGGTATTGGCTATGATGGATACCTCCGGTTCCATGGGACCCTTTGAAAAATACATTGCCAGGAGTTTTTTCTTCTGGATGGTCAGGTTTTTAAGAACAAAGTACGAAAACGTGGAAATAGTTTTTTTGGCTCACCACACCGAAGCTAAGGAAGTTACCGAGGAAGAGTTTTTTACCAAGGGAGAAAGCGGCGGCACACGCTGTTCTTCTGTATATCAGCTGGCGCTGGAGATTATCAATACACGTTACCCGCAAGAAGATTACAATATTTATGCCTTTCACTTTTCGGATGGTGACAATCTCACCAGTGATAATGAAAAATGTATCCGTTTAATTGATCAACTGCTCTTAAAATGCAATCTGGTAGGTTATGGCGAAATTGAGGGGCCCTATTACTATACCAGCACCTTAAATTCTTACTACAAGCGGATTACCCATTCACGTTTTGTAAGCGTTTCGATACGGGATAAAACAGGCGTTTATCCTGCCCTCAAGGCATTTTTTAAAAAAACAGAGCAGGGGGAGGGCAGATTAAATGAATGA
- a CDS encoding PrkA family serine protein kinase: MDFLKRLEDYRSMENSLAWEGSFQEYLDIVKQKPYVTQLAHARIYNMIKDAGVEETDTGKEYKFFSKEIFGLNKPLEKLVEEYFHPAARRLDVRKRILLLMGPVSGGKSTLVAMLKRGLEQYSRTEKGALYGIKGCPMHEEPLHLIPKELREAFMKEYGVYIEGELCPSCRMRLETEYAGKIENFRVERIFLSEENRVGIGTFTPSDPKSQDISELTGSIDFSTIAEYGSESDPRAYRFDGELNISNRGLMEFQEMLKCDEKFLWNLLSLSQEGNFKAGRFALIYADEMIIAHTNENEYRAFISNKKNEALQSRIIVMKIPYNLRVSDEVKIYEKLIRQSDLSNIHIAPHALRVASIFSVLSRLKESKKQGMDIVKKMKLYDGEDVEGFKQKDLKELQNEAVDEGMSGVDPRYVINRLSSALIRTNTQCINPLDVLRAIKDGLDQHPSITPEERERLLNFISIARKEYDEMAKKEVQKAFVYSFEESARVLFNNYLDNVEAYCNGVKVKDPITDEELDPDEKLMRSVEEQIGVSENAKKAFREEILIRLSSYARKNKKFNYNSHERLREAIEKKLFADLKDVVKITTSSKTPDGEQLKRINEVSARLIAEHGYCPVCANELLKYVGSLLSR, from the coding sequence GTGGATTTTCTGAAACGTTTGGAAGATTATCGTTCAATGGAGAACAGCTTGGCCTGGGAAGGTTCCTTTCAGGAATATCTTGACATTGTTAAACAGAAACCCTATGTTACCCAGTTAGCCCATGCAAGAATATACAACATGATTAAGGATGCCGGCGTGGAAGAAACAGATACAGGCAAGGAATATAAGTTTTTTTCTAAAGAAATATTTGGCCTGAACAAACCGTTGGAAAAACTGGTGGAAGAATATTTTCACCCGGCCGCGCGGCGTCTGGATGTCCGCAAGCGTATTCTTTTACTGATGGGACCGGTCAGTGGAGGAAAATCTACCCTGGTGGCCATGCTTAAAAGAGGGTTGGAACAGTACAGCCGAACCGAAAAAGGAGCACTTTACGGCATTAAAGGGTGCCCCATGCACGAAGAGCCCTTGCATTTGATTCCCAAAGAATTACGCGAAGCTTTTATGAAAGAATACGGCGTATACATTGAAGGTGAGCTTTGCCCGTCCTGTCGCATGAGGTTGGAAACGGAGTATGCCGGCAAAATTGAAAATTTTCGGGTAGAAAGAATTTTCTTGTCAGAAGAAAACCGGGTGGGGATTGGCACGTTTACTCCGTCCGATCCTAAATCTCAAGATATTTCCGAACTAACCGGCAGTATAGATTTTTCCACCATTGCCGAATATGGTTCGGAATCCGATCCGCGAGCATACCGTTTTGACGGGGAATTAAATATTTCCAACCGAGGTTTGATGGAATTCCAGGAAATGTTAAAGTGTGATGAAAAGTTTCTCTGGAACCTGCTGTCCCTGTCTCAGGAAGGTAATTTTAAGGCCGGGCGTTTTGCCCTGATCTATGCTGATGAAATGATTATCGCTCACACCAACGAAAATGAATACCGCGCCTTTATCAGCAACAAGAAAAACGAAGCCCTGCAATCCCGCATTATTGTGATGAAAATTCCTTATAACCTGCGTGTTTCGGATGAAGTAAAAATTTACGAAAAACTGATTCGCCAGAGTGATTTAAGCAATATCCACATAGCCCCCCATGCCCTTCGGGTAGCCAGTATATTTTCGGTATTATCCCGCCTGAAGGAGTCTAAAAAACAGGGAATGGATATCGTGAAGAAAATGAAACTTTATGACGGGGAAGATGTGGAAGGTTTTAAACAAAAGGACCTTAAGGAGCTGCAAAACGAGGCGGTGGATGAAGGCATGAGCGGGGTAGATCCGCGCTATGTGATAAACCGGCTTTCCTCGGCTTTAATCCGCACCAATACCCAGTGTATCAACCCGCTGGATGTGCTGCGGGCCATTAAAGACGGCTTAGACCAGCATCCTTCTATTACCCCGGAAGAAAGGGAAAGATTATTAAATTTCATCTCCATTGCCCGGAAAGAATATGATGAAATGGCTAAAAAAGAAGTACAAAAGGCCTTTGTTTATTCCTTTGAAGAATCTGCCCGGGTGTTGTTTAACAACTACCTGGATAATGTGGAAGCATACTGCAACGGAGTTAAGGTAAAAGATCCCATTACCGATGAAGAACTGGATCCGGATGAAAAGCTGATGCGTTCTGTTGAAGAACAAATTGGCGTTTCAGAAAACGCTAAAAAGGCTTTCCGAGAAGAAATTTTAATTCGTTTATCCAGTTATGCCAGAAAAAATAAAAAATTTAATTATAACAGCCATGAAAGGTTAAGAGAAGCCATTGAGAAAAAGTTATTTGCCGACTTAAAAGATGTGGTGAAAATCACCACCTCCAGCAAAACGCCGGATGGCGAGCAGCTGAAAAGAATAAATGAAGTCAGTGCCCGGCTGATTGCCGAACATGGTTATTGCCCGGTCTGTGCCAATGAGCTGTTAAAATATGTGGGCAGTTTGTTAAGCCGCTAG
- a CDS encoding type 1 glutamine amidotransferase yields the protein MLKVCHLYPDLLNLYGDRGNVIAFVQRCRWRGIPVEVLEINVGQPVNFNEIDFLFLGGGSDREQSLMSADLIKRKEALQEAVADGLVVLAICGGYQMLGQYYLTHQGQKIPGLGILDLYTKAGRQRMIGNVVIEVNINGEPVQVVGFENHSGQTFVGNLEPLGKVLAGFGNNGQDGLEGVRYQNVFGTYLHGPLLPKNYRLTDYFISLALQRRGLPAELTALDNRLEEAAVQAMVSRLL from the coding sequence ATGCTGAAAGTTTGTCACCTTTATCCTGATTTATTAAACCTTTATGGTGACCGGGGTAATGTGATTGCTTTTGTTCAACGCTGTCGCTGGCGCGGCATACCCGTAGAAGTATTGGAAATTAACGTGGGGCAACCGGTAAACTTTAATGAGATAGATTTTTTATTTTTAGGCGGCGGTTCTGACCGTGAACAAAGCCTGATGTCAGCTGACCTGATAAAACGCAAAGAGGCTCTGCAGGAGGCTGTTGCAGACGGCCTGGTGGTACTGGCCATCTGCGGCGGTTATCAAATGTTGGGGCAGTATTACCTTACCCACCAGGGGCAGAAAATTCCTGGGTTGGGTATCCTGGATTTATATACCAAGGCGGGCCGGCAACGGATGATCGGCAACGTGGTGATTGAAGTGAATATTAACGGTGAGCCGGTACAGGTGGTAGGGTTTGAAAACCACTCAGGCCAAACCTTTGTCGGCAACTTAGAACCGCTGGGCAAGGTACTGGCTGGTTTTGGCAACAATGGCCAGGACGGCCTGGAAGGGGTAAGGTATCAAAACGTTTTTGGCACCTACCTGCATGGCCCCCTGTTGCCCAAAAACTACCGGCTAACGGATTATTTTATCAGCCTGGCCCTGCAGCGGCGTGGTCTGCCTGCCGAATTAACAGCCTTAGATAACCGGTTGGAGGAAGCGGCGGTTCAAGCAATGGTATCCCGGCTGTTATAA
- a CDS encoding MurT ligase domain-containing protein → MNIRLIIAVLAAKLASFISRRFGGRGSSLPGVVARKIYPNVLTELAGQVCRGIIMVTGTNGKTTTNNMIASIMKSCGFSLVINREGANLITGVTAAFIRHADWLGRVKCDYALLEVDEASLPKVVKEVQPQLVVVNNFFRDQLDRYGELDKTVKLVSDALQSLPQVHLVLNADDPLVAQLSVTTGHKASFFGLAANQRTDTGTRQTREARFCPRCGCELHYRTYQYSQLGTYSCPHCGFQRPTPQVEGIKVTTGNTGLSCLVRYSGGETAMSVRTQGYYNLYNALAAFTVGYLMNIETRLILQGLLRYKPAIGRMETFRHNGKPVLLNLVKNPTGFNEGIAALVNIPGSKNVFMAVNDNDADGRDISWLWDVDFEYLAAYQNDIEIFVCSGLRGEEMALRLKYAGVDLQKITVTKELAAAINEVLAGPGETTYLYTTYTALWPTQKVLCGLAVKEDLHAESLSPLS, encoded by the coding sequence ATGAACATTAGGTTAATTATCGCCGTACTGGCTGCCAAGCTGGCTTCCTTTATCAGCCGTCGCTTTGGAGGAAGGGGTTCATCTTTGCCCGGTGTGGTAGCCCGTAAAATTTATCCAAATGTTTTAACTGAGCTGGCCGGACAAGTTTGCCGGGGTATTATTATGGTAACCGGTACCAACGGTAAAACTACTACCAACAACATGATCGCCTCAATAATGAAAAGCTGCGGTTTTTCACTGGTTATTAACCGGGAAGGAGCTAATTTGATTACCGGTGTTACCGCTGCTTTTATTAGACATGCTGATTGGTTGGGACGGGTAAAGTGCGATTATGCCCTGCTGGAAGTGGACGAGGCTTCGCTGCCCAAGGTTGTTAAGGAAGTGCAGCCCCAGCTTGTGGTTGTTAATAATTTTTTCCGGGATCAGCTGGATCGTTACGGTGAGTTAGATAAAACAGTCAAGTTGGTAAGTGATGCCCTGCAAAGTTTACCGCAGGTTCATCTTGTTTTAAATGCTGACGACCCCCTGGTGGCACAGTTGTCGGTCACTACCGGCCACAAGGCCAGTTTTTTTGGCTTAGCAGCCAACCAAAGAACGGATACCGGTACCAGGCAAACCAGGGAAGCACGGTTTTGTCCCCGCTGCGGCTGCGAACTGCATTACCGGACCTACCAATACAGTCAGCTGGGTACTTATAGTTGTCCCCACTGTGGTTTTCAACGACCGACCCCTCAGGTGGAGGGCATTAAGGTAACAACCGGAAATACCGGCCTGAGCTGCCTGGTAAGATATTCTGGCGGCGAAACGGCAATGAGCGTTCGTACACAGGGTTATTACAACCTGTATAACGCCCTGGCGGCCTTTACTGTAGGCTATTTAATGAATATTGAAACCCGGCTGATTCTTCAGGGGCTGCTTCGCTACAAACCCGCCATCGGCAGGATGGAAACCTTCCGCCATAATGGCAAACCGGTCCTGCTTAACCTGGTGAAAAATCCCACCGGCTTTAACGAAGGTATTGCCGCCTTGGTAAATATACCGGGCAGCAAGAATGTTTTCATGGCTGTTAACGATAATGATGCAGACGGCAGAGATATTTCCTGGCTTTGGGACGTTGATTTTGAATATTTGGCTGCTTACCAGAACGATATTGAAATATTTGTTTGTTCCGGACTGCGTGGAGAAGAGATGGCCCTCCGTTTAAAATATGCCGGCGTGGATTTGCAAAAAATTACTGTAACCAAGGAGTTAGCAGCGGCCATCAATGAAGTGCTGGCTGGTCCCGGCGAAACAACCTACCTTTATACCACTTATACAGCCCTCTGGCCAACCCAGAAGGTACTATGCGGTTTGGCAGTGAAGGAGGATTTGCATGCTGAAAGTTTGTCACCTTTATCCTGA
- a CDS encoding lipoate--protein ligase family protein: MNMAVDEAILICQSEGRVPPTIRFYQWCPPAVTIGYFQKINLEVDLAACRAAGIDCVRRLTGGRAVLHSQELTYSLVTTENDPHVPGGVLSSYQAISRGLLAGLKNLGLNGQVVAGTVQKSRSSSAACFDAPSWYEITVEGKKVIGSAQTRKHGSILQHGSIPIIFEAAEICRYLRFPSPAVKEYACRRLHDKAAGLAQLMESVPPMTYIEKAFKDGLAEGLGIELVAEELTPGEKKIAHTLYIDKYSQDSWNHKR; this comes from the coding sequence ATGAACATGGCGGTGGATGAAGCCATACTTATTTGTCAAAGTGAAGGCAGGGTGCCGCCTACCATACGCTTTTATCAGTGGTGCCCGCCGGCTGTAACCATAGGTTACTTTCAAAAAATTAATCTAGAGGTGGACCTGGCAGCCTGTCGGGCAGCCGGTATAGACTGCGTACGCAGGCTGACCGGCGGCCGTGCTGTGCTGCACAGCCAGGAACTTACCTACAGTTTGGTCACCACTGAAAACGATCCCCATGTACCGGGCGGTGTATTATCGTCATACCAGGCCATTAGCCGGGGGCTGTTAGCCGGGTTAAAAAATTTAGGACTGAACGGCCAAGTAGTGGCAGGCACAGTGCAAAAGTCCCGGAGCAGCAGCGCGGCTTGTTTTGATGCGCCCTCCTGGTATGAGATAACCGTTGAGGGCAAGAAGGTTATCGGCAGTGCTCAGACCCGAAAACACGGCAGCATATTGCAGCATGGTTCAATTCCGATAATTTTCGAGGCGGCAGAAATTTGCCGGTATTTACGTTTTCCTTCACCGGCTGTAAAAGAATACGCCTGCCGCCGCTTGCACGACAAGGCCGCCGGGCTGGCTCAATTAATGGAATCTGTGCCGCCGATGACATACATTGAAAAAGCTTTTAAGGATGGTTTGGCAGAAGGTTTAGGTATTGAACTTGTGGCTGAGGAGCTTACCCCCGGGGAGAAAAAGATAGCCCATACTTTATATATTGATAAATACAGTCAAGACAGCTGGAACCATAAACGTTGA
- a CDS encoding DUF456 domain-containing protein, whose protein sequence is MSTPGLIIAIIFFTAGMAGIFVPVLPGAPLLLIGMLIYGFFDHFSHLTWHFYLGQVILTGAVLGVDYLAGIWGVKRYGGSRAAVWGSLIGTCGGLLVMGPLGILLGPFLGAVAGDWLARRDMRQAWRAGLGTLVGFLGGAFSKLIIQTLMIIWFFSAIR, encoded by the coding sequence ATGTCCACTCCCGGATTAATCATTGCCATCATCTTTTTTACAGCCGGTATGGCAGGTATCTTTGTGCCGGTTTTGCCTGGCGCTCCCTTATTGCTGATAGGCATGTTAATTTATGGTTTTTTTGATCACTTTTCGCATCTTACCTGGCATTTTTACCTGGGTCAAGTAATTTTGACGGGTGCTGTTTTGGGTGTTGATTACCTGGCCGGTATCTGGGGGGTAAAAAGATATGGCGGCTCCAGAGCGGCCGTATGGGGGTCCCTGATAGGCACCTGCGGCGGCTTGCTGGTAATGGGTCCCCTGGGTATTCTGCTGGGACCTTTCCTGGGGGCAGTTGCCGGTGATTGGCTGGCCCGCCGGGATATGCGGCAGGCCTGGCGGGCAGGCCTGGGTACACTGGTAGGTTTTTTGGGCGGTGCCTTTTCCAAATTAATTATCCAAACCCTGATGATAATCTGGTTCTTTTCTGCCATACGCTAG
- the ytpR gene encoding YtpR family tRNA-binding protein — translation MTESKTTEGLQTSDKIIVGQIISAERHPDAEKLTVCMVNVGQDELLQIVCGAKNVAAGLKVPVALHGAKLPGGKKIKRGKLRGVLSNGMICAQDELGFARDIDGIWVLDDSRQIGTPVPYKEAAQEAAAE, via the coding sequence GTGACTGAAAGCAAAACAACAGAAGGTCTTCAAACCAGTGATAAAATCATTGTGGGACAAATAATCTCTGCGGAAAGGCATCCTGATGCTGAAAAACTTACCGTTTGCATGGTAAATGTAGGGCAGGATGAACTGCTGCAAATAGTTTGCGGAGCAAAAAATGTGGCTGCCGGTTTAAAGGTGCCTGTGGCACTGCACGGGGCTAAGTTGCCCGGCGGTAAAAAAATTAAACGGGGAAAATTAAGAGGGGTTTTAAGTAACGGAATGATTTGTGCCCAGGATGAGCTGGGTTTTGCCAGGGATATTGACGGAATTTGGGTGTTGGATGACAGCCGGCAAATCGGTACGCCTGTGCCATATAAAGAAGCAGCTCAGGAAGCAGCGGCAGAATAA
- a CDS encoding ATP-binding protein: MEFFDPESALVKLKNQIKSAVKVTQPIKKATCQLCNDRGIYLEGEYAVPCSCVKRKALEIKFKNCQIPRAMLNHSFNNFNFKYYSPTIKEPLSKRTYLEIAQRTYQYAQEFARDFVRGEAREGLLIQGPVGSGKTYLACCIANYVLRHSDQAVLFVVVPDLLEKIKASYSNTSQFTEYSLVEAACEVPLLIMDDLGAHSYTEWTRNKIYNIINYRLNHELPTVITTNLFLAGDLTELIGERTVSRIEQMCRPLWLERERDIREILREEKVGQSAATASYEPPY; the protein is encoded by the coding sequence ATGGAATTTTTTGACCCTGAGAGTGCTTTAGTCAAATTAAAAAATCAAATTAAGAGTGCCGTCAAGGTTACTCAACCTATAAAAAAAGCAACCTGCCAATTATGTAATGATCGCGGCATTTATCTGGAAGGAGAATACGCAGTTCCTTGCTCTTGTGTTAAACGTAAAGCCTTAGAAATTAAATTTAAAAATTGTCAAATTCCCCGGGCTATGTTAAATCATTCATTTAATAATTTTAATTTTAAGTATTATTCGCCTACTATTAAAGAACCTCTGTCAAAGCGCACCTACTTGGAAATTGCTCAAAGAACTTATCAATATGCCCAAGAATTTGCCAGGGATTTTGTCAGGGGGGAAGCTAGAGAAGGATTGTTAATTCAGGGGCCGGTAGGCTCCGGTAAAACATATCTGGCCTGCTGTATTGCCAATTACGTTTTACGGCACTCTGATCAGGCGGTGCTGTTTGTAGTGGTTCCTGACCTGTTGGAAAAAATAAAAGCCAGTTACAGCAACACCAGTCAGTTCACAGAATACAGTCTGGTGGAAGCGGCCTGCGAAGTTCCCCTGTTAATTATGGATGATTTAGGGGCGCACAGTTACACTGAGTGGACCAGAAATAAAATTTATAACATTATTAATTACCGCTTAAACCACGAACTTCCCACTGTTATTACAACAAATCTTTTCCTGGCAGGGGATTTAACCGAATTAATTGGGGAGCGGACGGTATCGCGAATTGAGCAAATGTGTCGCCCCCTGTGGTTGGAAAGGGAACGGGATATCAGAGAAATCTTGCGTGAAGAAAAAGTCGGTCAATCAGCAGCCACTGCTAGTTATGAACCGCCTTATTAA